One segment of Thermus hydrothermalis DNA contains the following:
- the pgi gene encoding glucose-6-phosphate isomerase: protein MLRLDTRFLPGFAEELKAHAPLLLEARERLLAKRGQKGAMLGWIDLPEDTETLREIRRFREANPWVEDFVLLGIGGSALGPKALEAAFRESGVRFHYVDHVEPELIRKLLQSLDPHKTLVNAVSKSGATAETLAGLLLFLDWLKAHLGEAWRRHLVVTTDPKGGALRALAGREGLRAFAIPEEVGGRFSVLSPVGLLPLAFAGTDLDALLMGARKANEQALAPLEESLPLKTALLHHLHRHLPIAVFMVYSERLKYLPAWFVQLHDESLGKLDREGRRVGTTALPALGPQDQHAQVQLFREGPLDKLLTLVIPENPVEDLPLPPAAELPEAGYLFGKTLFRLLKAEAEATYQALAEAGQRVYALYLSQVSPFAVGWLLQHLMWQTAFLGELWGVNAFDQPGVELGKRLTRAFLEGEG, encoded by the coding sequence ATGCTGCGCCTGGACACCCGCTTCCTCCCCGGGTTTGCCGAGGAGCTCAAGGCCCACGCCCCCCTTCTCCTGGAGGCGCGGGAGCGCCTTTTGGCCAAGCGGGGCCAGAAGGGGGCCATGCTGGGCTGGATAGACCTCCCCGAGGACACGGAAACCCTAAGGGAGATCCGCCGCTTCCGCGAGGCGAACCCGTGGGTGGAGGACTTCGTCCTTTTGGGGATTGGGGGGAGTGCCCTGGGGCCCAAGGCCCTCGAGGCCGCCTTCCGTGAAAGCGGCGTCCGCTTCCACTACGTGGACCACGTGGAGCCCGAGCTCATCCGGAAGCTTCTCCAAAGCCTTGACCCCCACAAAACCCTGGTCAACGCCGTCTCCAAGTCCGGGGCCACGGCGGAAACCCTGGCGGGGCTTTTGCTCTTTTTGGACTGGCTGAAGGCCCACCTGGGGGAGGCGTGGCGGCGGCACCTGGTGGTGACCACGGACCCTAAGGGAGGCGCCCTAAGGGCCCTGGCGGGGCGGGAGGGCTTGAGGGCCTTTGCCATCCCCGAGGAGGTGGGGGGCCGGTTTTCCGTGCTCTCCCCCGTGGGCCTTCTCCCCCTGGCCTTTGCCGGGACTGACCTGGACGCCCTCCTCATGGGAGCCCGCAAGGCCAACGAGCAGGCTTTGGCTCCCTTAGAAGAAAGCCTCCCCCTGAAGACGGCCCTCCTCCACCACCTGCACCGCCACCTCCCCATCGCCGTCTTCATGGTGTACTCCGAGCGGCTTAAGTACCTCCCCGCCTGGTTCGTCCAGCTCCACGACGAGTCCTTGGGCAAACTGGACCGGGAAGGAAGGCGCGTGGGCACCACCGCCCTCCCCGCCCTGGGCCCCCAGGACCAGCACGCCCAGGTGCAGCTTTTCCGGGAAGGCCCCTTGGACAAGCTCCTCACCCTGGTCATCCCGGAAAACCCCGTGGAGGACCTCCCCTTGCCCCCGGCGGCGGAGCTTCCGGAGGCAGGGTACCTCTTCGGCAAGACCCTTTTCCGCCTCCTCAAGGCCGAGGCGGAGGCCACCTACCAGGCCCTGGCGGAGGCGGGGCAACGGGTCTACGCCCTTTACCTTTCCCAGGTGTCCCCTTTCGCCGTGGGCTGGCTCCTGCAGCACCTCATGTGGCAGACCGCCTTCCTGGGGGAGCTTTGGGGGGTGAACGCCTTTGACCAGCCCGGGGTGGAGCTCGGCAAGCGCCTCACCCGGGCCTTTTTGGAGGGGGAGGGTTAG
- the pckA gene encoding phosphoenolpyruvate carboxykinase (ATP) encodes MDRLSYIGIQPKKQVFWNTVSPVLVEHTLRRGEGFLAHKGPLVVDTTPYTGRSPKDKFVVREPEVEGEVWWGEVNQPFAPEAFQALLERVAQYLSERDLYVQDLYAGADKRYRLGVRVVTESPWHALFARNMFLSPRHFPEDDEAERFQPGFTVVHAPHFLADPERDGTRSEVFVGISFGRRLVLIVGTKYAGEIKKSIFTVMNYLMPKQGVFPMHASANVGREGDVAVFFGLSGTGKTTLSTDPERPLIGDDEHGWSEEGVFNFEGGCYAKVIRLSPEHEPLIYKASNQFEAILENVVVNPETRRVEWDDDSKTENTRSSYPIAHLENVVESGVAGHPKAIFFLSADAYGVLPPIARLTPEQAMYYFLSGYTARVAGTERGITEPRATFSACFGAPFLPLHPGVYARMLGEKIARHGPRVYLVNTGWTGGPYGVGRRFPLPVTRALLRAALNGVLEGVPYRQDPIFGFEVPLEVPGVPKELLDPRGTWEDKEAYDRQAHKLAALFQENFLKYADGVDEAVRRAGPRVG; translated from the coding sequence ATGGACCGCCTGAGCTATATCGGCATCCAACCCAAGAAACAGGTCTTTTGGAACACCGTTTCCCCGGTGCTGGTGGAGCACACCCTGCGCCGAGGCGAGGGGTTTTTGGCCCATAAGGGCCCCTTGGTGGTGGACACCACTCCTTACACGGGGAGAAGCCCCAAGGACAAGTTCGTGGTGCGGGAGCCGGAGGTGGAGGGGGAGGTCTGGTGGGGGGAGGTGAACCAACCCTTTGCCCCGGAGGCCTTCCAGGCCCTTTTGGAGCGGGTGGCCCAGTACCTTTCCGAAAGGGACCTCTATGTCCAGGACCTTTACGCCGGGGCGGACAAGCGCTACCGCCTGGGGGTCCGGGTGGTGACGGAAAGCCCCTGGCACGCCCTTTTCGCCCGCAACATGTTCCTCTCCCCCCGGCACTTCCCCGAGGACGACGAGGCGGAACGCTTCCAGCCTGGCTTCACCGTGGTCCACGCCCCCCACTTCCTGGCCGACCCCGAGCGGGACGGCACCCGGAGCGAGGTCTTCGTGGGCATCAGTTTTGGGCGGCGCCTCGTCCTCATCGTGGGCACCAAGTACGCCGGGGAGATTAAAAAGAGCATTTTCACGGTGATGAACTACCTGATGCCCAAGCAAGGGGTCTTCCCCATGCACGCCTCGGCCAACGTGGGGCGGGAGGGGGACGTGGCGGTCTTCTTCGGGCTCTCCGGCACGGGCAAGACCACCCTTTCCACCGACCCCGAAAGGCCCCTCATCGGGGACGACGAGCACGGCTGGAGCGAGGAGGGGGTCTTCAACTTTGAGGGGGGGTGCTACGCCAAGGTCATCCGCCTTTCCCCGGAGCACGAGCCCCTCATCTATAAGGCCTCCAATCAGTTTGAGGCCATCCTGGAAAACGTGGTGGTGAACCCGGAAACCCGCCGGGTGGAGTGGGACGACGACTCCAAGACGGAAAACACCCGCTCCTCCTACCCCATCGCCCACCTGGAGAACGTGGTGGAGTCCGGGGTGGCGGGCCACCCCAAGGCCATCTTCTTCCTTTCCGCCGACGCCTACGGCGTCCTTCCCCCCATCGCCCGCCTCACCCCGGAGCAGGCCATGTACTACTTCCTCTCCGGCTACACCGCCCGGGTGGCGGGCACGGAGCGAGGCATCACCGAGCCCAGGGCCACCTTTTCCGCCTGCTTCGGGGCGCCCTTCCTTCCCCTGCACCCCGGGGTCTACGCCCGCATGCTGGGGGAGAAGATCGCCCGCCACGGGCCTCGGGTCTACCTGGTGAACACGGGCTGGACCGGGGGGCCTTACGGGGTGGGGCGGCGCTTCCCCTTGCCCGTGACCCGGGCCCTCTTGCGGGCGGCGCTTAACGGGGTCCTCGAGGGCGTCCCCTACCGCCAGGACCCCATCTTTGGCTTTGAGGTGCCCCTGGAGGTGCCCGGGGTGCCCAAGGAGCTTCTGGACCCCCGGGGGACCTGGGAGGACAAGGAGGCCTACGACCGGCAGGCCCATAAGCTCGCCGCCCTCTTCCAGGAGAACTTCCTAAAGTATGCGGATGGGGTGGACGAGGCCGTGCGCCGGGCCGGTCCCCGGGTGGGTTAA
- a CDS encoding heme o synthase translates to MSQTWFSRYAWGILLWNVLVALWGAYVRATGSGAGCGAHWPTCNGEIIPRSPQVETLIEFTHRATSGLAFLSVLFLLVLALRALPKGHPARFGAGLSFLFMVTESLVGASLVLFGWTAHNVSAERAVVQMVHLANTYFLLAALALTAWWASGGAPLRLRGQGAVGWALLLGLLALLFLGMSGAVTALGDLLFPVRNTLEALERSLTPGEHFLVRLRVLHPLIAVSVGLYVVFAGFLVAHLRPSEATRRLAQGLAYLYGVQLLAGLVNVWLKAPVWMQILHLFLAYAVWLLFVLLMASSLAQGTRRVELGEGQGAQVHRGTGGATWKDYLALTKPRVISLLLLTTLLAMLIAAKGWPGTGLFLAVALGGYLMAGAANAINMVVDRDIDARMKRTAKRPTVTQKISSRDALLFAFALALLGFGLLWWSANLLTATLALMGLIWYVLVYTLYLKRRTWQNIVIGGAAGAFPPLVGWAAVTGELNLFAWYLFALIFFWTPVHFWALALMIQDDYRAVGVPMLPVVLGERVTVMQIALYALLTALISLMPLLLGELGLVYLLLSLALNALLLLKALALYRQPERRTAVSLYKYSMLYLALLFVAMAVDRVL, encoded by the coding sequence ATGAGCCAGACCTGGTTTAGCCGCTACGCCTGGGGAATACTCCTTTGGAACGTCCTGGTGGCCCTTTGGGGGGCCTACGTGCGGGCCACGGGCTCGGGGGCGGGGTGTGGGGCCCACTGGCCCACCTGCAACGGGGAGATCATCCCCCGAAGCCCCCAGGTGGAAACCCTCATTGAGTTCACCCACCGGGCCACCTCGGGCTTGGCCTTCCTATCTGTCCTCTTCCTCCTCGTCCTGGCCCTGCGCGCCTTGCCCAAGGGGCATCCCGCCCGGTTTGGCGCTGGGCTTTCCTTCCTCTTCATGGTCACGGAAAGCCTCGTGGGGGCCTCCCTGGTCCTCTTCGGCTGGACCGCCCACAACGTGAGCGCCGAGCGGGCCGTGGTGCAGATGGTCCACCTGGCCAACACCTACTTCCTCCTGGCCGCCCTGGCCCTCACCGCCTGGTGGGCCTCGGGAGGTGCCCCTTTGCGCCTGAGGGGCCAAGGGGCGGTGGGGTGGGCCCTCCTTCTTGGGCTACTCGCCCTCCTTTTCCTGGGCATGAGCGGGGCGGTCACCGCCCTGGGGGACCTCCTTTTCCCCGTGCGGAACACCCTGGAGGCCCTGGAACGCTCCTTAACCCCGGGGGAGCACTTCCTGGTGCGCCTTAGGGTGCTCCACCCCCTCATCGCCGTGAGCGTGGGGCTTTACGTGGTCTTCGCCGGCTTCCTCGTGGCCCACCTCCGCCCCTCGGAGGCCACGAGGCGCCTGGCCCAGGGCCTGGCCTACCTCTACGGGGTCCAGCTTTTGGCGGGCTTGGTGAACGTCTGGCTCAAGGCCCCCGTGTGGATGCAGATCCTCCACCTCTTCCTGGCCTACGCCGTGTGGCTTCTCTTTGTCCTCCTCATGGCCTCGAGCCTGGCCCAAGGGACGAGGCGGGTGGAGCTAGGGGAGGGCCAGGGGGCCCAGGTCCACCGGGGCACCGGGGGGGCCACCTGGAAGGACTACTTGGCCCTCACCAAGCCCAGGGTCATCAGCCTTCTCCTCCTCACCACCCTCCTCGCCATGCTCATCGCCGCCAAGGGGTGGCCGGGGACCGGGCTTTTCCTGGCGGTGGCCCTGGGCGGCTACCTAATGGCGGGAGCGGCCAACGCCATCAACATGGTGGTGGACCGGGACATTGACGCCCGCATGAAGCGTACCGCCAAAAGGCCCACGGTGACCCAGAAAATCTCCAGCCGTGATGCCCTCCTTTTCGCCTTCGCCCTCGCCCTCTTGGGCTTTGGCCTCCTTTGGTGGTCCGCCAACCTCCTCACCGCCACCCTGGCCCTTATGGGCCTCATCTGGTACGTTCTGGTCTACACCCTTTACCTCAAGCGGCGCACCTGGCAGAACATCGTCATCGGCGGGGCGGCGGGGGCCTTCCCGCCCTTGGTGGGCTGGGCGGCGGTGACGGGGGAGCTGAACCTCTTCGCCTGGTACCTCTTCGCCCTCATCTTCTTCTGGACCCCCGTGCACTTCTGGGCCTTGGCCCTCATGATCCAGGACGACTACCGGGCGGTGGGGGTGCCCATGCTGCCCGTGGTCCTGGGGGAGCGGGTCACGGTGATGCAGATCGCCCTTTACGCCCTCCTCACCGCCTTGATCTCCCTCATGCCCCTTCTTTTGGGCGAGTTGGGCCTGGTCTACCTCCTCCTCAGCCTGGCCCTGAACGCCCTCTTGTTGCTCAAGGCCCTTGCCCTCTACCGCCAGCCCGAGCGGAGGACGGCGGTTTCGCTGTATAAATACTCCATGCTCTACCTGGCCCTCTTGTTCGTGGCCATGGCGGTGGACCGGGTGCTTTAG
- the coxB gene encoding cytochrome c oxidase subunit II, giving the protein MKRAFAALSLFGLVLAQEAHRVAITHPFSPVNRETNHLLVWVLVFSVLIFGVVAGALAYITWKFRAHPGQQGEPPQIHGNDRLEVIWTLIPLAIILVLFGLTARALIQVNQPIPGAMKVEVTGYQFWWDFNYAELGFRNSNELILPVGVPVELEVTSKDVIHSFWVPGLVGKQDAIPGQKTRIRFVAEKPGNYYGFCAELCGPSHARMLFRVLVVPKEEFERFVEAAKNYTPPVADARGQEVFQQNCMACHGVQGKMPPAVIGPELAFVGNRVSLGAGIVDNTPEHLKAWIKDPAAMKPGVKMPGFPQLSEEDLDALVRYLEGLKVEGFDFKALPKF; this is encoded by the coding sequence ATGAAGCGAGCGTTTGCGGCCCTAAGTCTTTTCGGTTTAGTCCTAGCCCAGGAGGCCCACCGGGTGGCCATCACCCACCCCTTTTCCCCGGTGAACCGGGAAACCAACCACCTCCTGGTCTGGGTCCTGGTCTTCTCCGTGCTCATCTTCGGCGTGGTGGCGGGCGCCTTGGCCTACATCACCTGGAAGTTCCGCGCCCACCCGGGCCAGCAGGGCGAGCCGCCCCAGATCCACGGGAACGACCGCCTCGAGGTCATCTGGACCCTGATCCCCCTGGCCATCATCCTGGTCCTCTTTGGCCTCACGGCCCGGGCCCTCATCCAGGTGAACCAACCCATCCCGGGGGCCATGAAGGTGGAGGTCACGGGGTACCAGTTCTGGTGGGACTTTAACTATGCGGAGCTTGGCTTCCGCAACTCCAACGAGCTCATCCTGCCCGTGGGGGTGCCGGTGGAGCTGGAGGTGACCTCCAAGGACGTGATCCACTCCTTCTGGGTGCCGGGCCTTGTGGGCAAGCAAGACGCCATTCCGGGACAAAAGACTCGGATACGTTTTGTAGCGGAGAAGCCGGGCAACTATTACGGCTTCTGCGCCGAGCTCTGTGGGCCAAGCCACGCCCGCATGCTCTTCCGGGTCTTGGTGGTGCCCAAGGAGGAGTTTGAGCGCTTCGTGGAGGCGGCCAAGAACTACACCCCCCCCGTGGCCGACGCCCGTGGGCAGGAGGTGTTCCAGCAAAACTGCATGGCCTGCCATGGGGTGCAGGGGAAGATGCCCCCGGCGGTCATCGGTCCCGAACTCGCTTTCGTGGGGAACCGGGTGAGCCTGGGGGCGGGTATCGTGGACAATACCCCTGAGCACCTCAAGGCATGGATCAAGGACCCCGCCGCCATGAAGCCTGGGGTCAAGATGCCGGGCTTCCCCCAGCTTTCCGAGGAGGACTTGGACGCCTTGGTGCGCTACCTGGAGGGGCTTAAGGTGGAGGGCTTTGACTTCAAGGCCCTGCCCAAGTTCTAG
- the ctaD gene encoding cytochrome c oxidase subunit I: MAITAKPKTSVWAVLWDLLTTVDHKKIGLMYTATAFFAFALAGVFSLVIRAQLAVPNNTLLTGEQYNQVLTLHGATMLFFFIIQAGLTGFGNFVVPLMLGARDVALPRVNAFSYWAFLGAIILALMSFFFPGGAPAVGWTFYYPFSVQSGSGVDFYMAAILLLGFSSLLGNANFIATIYNLRAQGMSMWKMPMYVWSVFAASVLNLFSLAGLTSATLLVLLDRKIGLSWFNPDIGGDPVLFQQFFWFYSHPTVYVMLLPYLGILAEVASTFARKPLFGYKQMVWAQMGIVVLGTMVWAHHMFTVGESTVFQIAFAFFTALIAVPTGVKLFNLIGTLWGGHLQMKTPLLWVLGFIFNFLLGGITGVMLSMTPLDYQFHDSYFVVAHFHNVLMAGSGFGAFAGLYYWWPKMTGRMYDERLGKLHFWLFLVGYLVVFLPQYALGFLGMPRRYYTYNADIAGWPELNFISTVGAFILGLGGLVWIYAMWKSLRSGEKAPENPWGGYTLEWLTASPPKAHNFDVVLPKEFPSERPLYDWAKKGVELKPEDPSHIHLPNSSFWPFYAAATLFAFFVSVAALPVPNVWMWVFLALFAYGLVRWALEDEYSHPVEHHTLSGKSNAWMGMAWFIVSEVGLFAILIAGYLYLRLSGAATPPEERPALWLALLNTFFLVSSSFTVHFAHHDLRRGRFNPFRFGLLITIILGVLFFLFQAYEFYQFYHHSSWQENLWTGAFFTIVGLHGLHVVIGGFGLVLAYLQALRGKITLHNHGTLEAASMYWHLVDAVWLFIVVLFYVW, encoded by the coding sequence ATGGCCATTACCGCAAAGCCCAAGACCAGCGTGTGGGCGGTTCTTTGGGACCTGCTCACCACCGTGGACCACAAGAAGATCGGCCTGATGTACACCGCCACCGCCTTCTTCGCCTTCGCCCTGGCGGGGGTCTTCTCCCTCGTCATCCGGGCGCAGCTGGCGGTGCCCAACAACACCCTCCTTACCGGGGAGCAGTACAACCAGGTCCTCACCCTGCACGGGGCCACCATGCTCTTCTTCTTCATCATCCAGGCCGGGCTCACCGGCTTCGGCAACTTTGTGGTGCCCCTGATGCTGGGGGCGCGGGACGTGGCCCTGCCCCGGGTGAACGCCTTCAGTTACTGGGCCTTCCTGGGGGCCATTATCCTCGCCCTCATGAGCTTCTTCTTCCCCGGCGGGGCCCCGGCGGTGGGCTGGACCTTCTACTACCCCTTCTCCGTGCAGTCGGGGAGTGGGGTGGATTTCTACATGGCGGCCATCCTCCTCCTGGGCTTCTCCAGCCTCCTGGGCAACGCCAACTTCATCGCCACCATCTACAACCTCAGGGCCCAGGGGATGAGCATGTGGAAGATGCCCATGTACGTGTGGAGCGTCTTCGCCGCCAGCGTCCTCAACCTCTTCAGCCTGGCGGGGCTCACCTCGGCCACCCTTCTGGTCCTTTTGGACCGCAAGATCGGCCTTTCCTGGTTTAACCCGGACATCGGGGGTGACCCCGTTCTCTTCCAGCAGTTCTTCTGGTTCTACTCCCACCCCACGGTCTACGTGATGCTCCTCCCCTACCTCGGCATCCTGGCCGAGGTGGCCTCCACCTTCGCCCGCAAGCCCCTTTTTGGCTACAAGCAGATGGTCTGGGCCCAGATGGGCATCGTGGTCCTGGGCACCATGGTCTGGGCCCACCACATGTTCACCGTGGGGGAGTCCACTGTCTTCCAGATTGCCTTCGCCTTCTTCACCGCCCTCATCGCCGTGCCCACGGGGGTGAAGCTCTTTAACCTCATCGGCACCCTGTGGGGCGGGCACCTGCAGATGAAGACCCCGCTCCTTTGGGTTTTGGGCTTCATCTTCAACTTCCTTCTGGGGGGGATTACCGGGGTCATGCTCTCCATGACCCCCCTGGACTACCAGTTCCACGACTCCTACTTCGTGGTGGCCCACTTCCACAACGTGCTCATGGCGGGCTCGGGTTTTGGGGCCTTCGCCGGGCTTTACTACTGGTGGCCCAAGATGACGGGCCGCATGTACGACGAGCGCCTGGGCAAGCTCCACTTCTGGCTCTTCCTCGTGGGCTACCTGGTGGTCTTCCTGCCCCAGTACGCCCTGGGCTTTTTGGGCATGCCCCGGCGCTACTACACCTACAACGCCGACATCGCCGGCTGGCCCGAGCTCAACTTCATCTCCACCGTGGGCGCCTTCATCCTGGGCTTGGGCGGGCTTGTCTGGATCTACGCCATGTGGAAGAGCCTCCGCTCCGGCGAGAAAGCCCCGGAGAACCCCTGGGGCGGCTACACCCTGGAGTGGCTCACCGCCTCCCCGCCCAAGGCCCACAACTTTGACGTGGTGCTTCCCAAGGAGTTCCCCTCCGAGCGGCCCCTTTATGACTGGGCCAAGAAGGGGGTGGAGCTGAAGCCCGAGGACCCGAGCCACATCCACCTGCCCAACAGCTCCTTCTGGCCCTTCTACGCCGCCGCCACCCTCTTCGCCTTCTTCGTTTCCGTGGCGGCCCTGCCCGTGCCCAACGTCTGGATGTGGGTCTTCCTGGCCCTCTTCGCCTACGGCCTCGTGCGCTGGGCCTTGGAGGACGAGTACAGCCACCCGGTGGAGCACCACACCCTTTCCGGCAAGTCCAACGCCTGGATGGGGATGGCCTGGTTCATCGTTTCGGAGGTGGGCCTCTTCGCCATCCTCATCGCCGGCTACCTCTACCTAAGGCTTTCCGGGGCGGCCACGCCTCCTGAGGAGCGGCCCGCCCTTTGGCTCGCCCTTCTCAACACCTTCTTCCTGGTGAGCTCCTCCTTCACGGTGCACTTCGCCCACCACGATCTCCGTAGGGGCCGGTTCAACCCCTTCCGCTTTGGGCTTCTCATCACCATTATCCTGGGCGTCCTCTTCTTCCTCTTCCAGGCGTATGAGTTTTACCAGTTCTACCACCACTCCTCCTGGCAGGAGAACCTCTGGACCGGGGCCTTCTTCACCATCGTGGGCCTCCACGGCCTGCACGTGGTGATCGGTGGCTTTGGTCTGGTTCTGGCCTACCTCCAGGCCCTGCGGGGCAAGATCACCCTCCATAACCACGGCACCCTCGAGGCCGCCAGCATGTACTGGCACCTGGTGGACGCCGTGTGGCTTTTCATCGTCGTCTTGTTCTACGTCTGGTAA
- a CDS encoding RDD family protein, whose protein sequence is MVVASPWRRLVASLLDSLILVPLSLLLMALAGVNPLGPTTLAQDLLFQWLPGWAYYVAFTALYGATPGKMLLGIKVVRLDGKPVDWLTAFMREVVGKTLSTLPLLLGYFWAFFHPKRQAWHDLIADTLVVYGKNP, encoded by the coding sequence ATGGTAGTGGCAAGCCCCTGGCGGCGGCTCGTGGCTTCTTTGCTGGACAGCCTGATCCTCGTGCCCCTCTCCCTCCTCCTCATGGCCCTAGCAGGGGTAAACCCCTTGGGCCCCACCACCTTAGCCCAGGACCTCCTCTTTCAGTGGCTTCCCGGCTGGGCCTACTACGTGGCCTTCACCGCCCTTTATGGGGCCACCCCCGGAAAAATGCTCCTGGGGATAAAGGTGGTGCGGCTGGACGGCAAACCGGTGGACTGGCTCACAGCCTTCATGCGGGAGGTGGTGGGCAAGACCCTTTCCACCCTGCCCCTTCTACTCGGCTACTTCTGGGCCTTCTTCCATCCCAAACGCCAAGCGTGGCACGACCTCATCGCCGATACCTTGGTGGTATATGGGAAAAACCCATAG
- the sppA gene encoding signal peptide peptidase SppA, giving the protein MNRKRWLALFLFLLVLALVAVGLGRLTASRENRAWREAPLYGAGEKVLLLELKGSIPTGKALEDFLSQARQAREDETVRAVVLRVDSPGGGVTETEAIHRALKAVAEAKPLVAAFGSVAASGGYYAATAAQEIFTPPTALTGSIGVISVIPEVSGLLEKLGLRVEVLKEGALKDMASGLKPLTPEEKAVLKAYMREAYELFLKRVAEGRNLPLERVRALADGRIYSGKQAVALGLADREGYLEDAAKRAAELAGLSAFQLVRYEKPKGLLQELVGEDNPLGLSEAEALLGLLSQSRFRLEYRYLGGGLW; this is encoded by the coding sequence ATGAACCGAAAACGTTGGCTAGCCCTTTTTCTCTTTCTTTTGGTCCTAGCCCTCGTGGCGGTAGGCCTAGGACGCCTTACCGCCTCCCGGGAAAACCGGGCCTGGCGGGAAGCCCCCCTTTACGGCGCAGGGGAAAAGGTCCTCCTCCTGGAGCTAAAGGGGAGCATCCCCACAGGCAAAGCCTTGGAGGACTTTCTCTCCCAAGCGCGCCAAGCCCGGGAGGACGAAACCGTCCGGGCCGTGGTCCTCCGGGTGGACAGCCCTGGGGGCGGGGTCACGGAAACCGAAGCCATCCACCGAGCCCTGAAGGCCGTGGCAGAGGCCAAGCCCCTCGTGGCTGCTTTCGGCAGCGTGGCAGCAAGCGGCGGCTACTACGCCGCCACCGCCGCCCAGGAAATCTTCACCCCACCGACGGCCCTCACGGGTTCCATCGGGGTCATCTCCGTCATTCCCGAGGTGAGCGGCCTTCTGGAAAAGCTGGGCCTCAGGGTGGAAGTCCTGAAGGAGGGCGCCCTCAAGGACATGGCCTCCGGACTCAAGCCCCTGACCCCGGAGGAGAAAGCGGTGCTAAAGGCCTACATGCGGGAAGCCTACGAGCTCTTCCTCAAGCGGGTGGCCGAGGGAAGAAACCTTCCCCTGGAAAGGGTGCGGGCACTGGCGGATGGCCGCATCTACTCGGGCAAGCAAGCGGTGGCCCTGGGCCTTGCAGACCGGGAAGGCTACCTGGAGGACGCCGCCAAAAGGGCGGCGGAGCTCGCTGGCCTCAGCGCCTTCCAGCTCGTGCGGTATGAGAAGCCCAAGGGCCTCCTCCAGGAGCTCGTTGGCGAGGATAACCCCCTTGGCCTGAGCGAGGCGGAAGCGCTCCTTGGCCTCCTCTCGCAGAGCCGCTTCCGCCTGGAATACCGTTATCTGGGAGGTGGGCTATGGTAG
- the folB gene encoding dihydroneopterin aldolase codes for MGTIALLGLEFYGRHGVMPEEGRLGARFVVDLWLTVAFEGKGDRLEETVDYAAVYALVEEAVRHRRFYLIEALADHLAEALLAAFPRLQGVRVRVHKPHAPIPGVFRDVYAEVTKSRGMMPIGETSEP; via the coding sequence GTGGGGACCATTGCGCTTTTGGGGTTGGAGTTTTATGGCCGCCACGGGGTTATGCCCGAGGAGGGGCGGCTTGGGGCCCGGTTTGTGGTGGACCTCTGGCTTACCGTGGCCTTTGAGGGCAAGGGGGACCGGCTGGAGGAGACGGTGGACTACGCCGCCGTCTACGCCTTGGTGGAGGAGGCGGTGCGCCACCGCCGCTTCTACCTCATTGAGGCCCTGGCGGACCACCTGGCGGAGGCCCTTCTGGCGGCCTTTCCCCGCCTTCAGGGAGTGCGGGTGCGGGTGCACAAGCCCCACGCCCCCATCCCGGGCGTTTTCCGTGACGTGTACGCTGAGGTGACCAAAAGCCGGGGGATGATGCCGATAGGCGAAACCTCGGAACCGTAG
- the folP gene encoding dihydropteroate synthase: MLRLRDRALPLDRPLLMGILNLTPDSFSDGGRYLDPEKALARAKAMVAEGADILDLGAESTRPGADPVPVEEEKRRLLPVLEAVLTLGVPVSVDTRKPEVAEEALKLGAHLLNDVTGLRDERMVALAARFGVPAVIMHMPMPDPKTMMAHARYGDVVREVRDFLKAQAERALRAGVPQVVLDPGFGFGKLLEHNLALLKRLEEIVALGHPVLVGLSRKRTIGELTGVEVPDRRLVGSVAAHLFAVLKGARILRVHDVAAHREALAVWHALLG; encoded by the coding sequence GTGCTTAGGCTTCGGGACCGCGCCCTTCCCTTGGACCGCCCCCTCCTCATGGGCATCCTCAACCTGACCCCCGACTCCTTCTCCGATGGGGGGCGCTACCTGGACCCGGAAAAGGCCTTGGCGCGGGCCAAGGCCATGGTGGCGGAGGGGGCGGACATCCTGGACCTGGGGGCCGAGTCCACCCGGCCCGGGGCGGACCCCGTGCCCGTGGAGGAGGAGAAAAGGAGGCTTCTCCCGGTGCTGGAGGCGGTCTTGACCTTGGGGGTGCCGGTGAGCGTGGACACCCGCAAGCCCGAGGTGGCGGAGGAGGCCCTAAAGCTTGGCGCCCACCTCCTGAACGACGTGACGGGCCTTCGGGACGAGCGCATGGTGGCCCTGGCTGCCCGGTTCGGGGTGCCCGCCGTCATCATGCACATGCCCATGCCCGACCCCAAGACCATGATGGCCCACGCCCGCTACGGGGACGTGGTGCGGGAGGTGCGGGACTTCCTCAAGGCCCAGGCGGAAAGGGCCCTACGCGCTGGGGTGCCCCAGGTGGTCCTGGACCCAGGGTTTGGCTTCGGGAAACTTTTGGAGCACAACCTCGCCCTCCTAAAGCGCCTGGAGGAGATCGTGGCCCTGGGGCACCCGGTGCTGGTGGGGCTATCCCGCAAGCGCACCATCGGGGAACTCACGGGGGTGGAGGTGCCCGATAGGCGCCTAGTGGGCTCTGTGGCTGCCCACCTCTTCGCCGTCCTGAAGGGGGCGAGGATCCTCCGGGTGCACGATGTGGCCGCCCACCGGGAGGCCCTTGCCGTGTGGCATGCCCTTTTGGGGTGA